The following are encoded together in the Equus quagga isolate Etosha38 chromosome 1, UCLA_HA_Equagga_1.0, whole genome shotgun sequence genome:
- the LOC124250496 gene encoding olfactory receptor 9-like, translating to MGGGNGTAVTEFVLLGFSGFGSLQGPLFWGVLCIYLVTLLGNSLITLLTLVDPALNSPMYFFLRHFSMVEILYTTTIVPRMLADLLSSCPTIPLASCFTQLYFFALFGITECCLLTAMAYDRYAAICRPLHYTTLMNQGACRSMVGASYLMGIITGITHSIFIFTLPFHGANTIHHFLCDILPVLRLASASTFWGEVGNLAVTIAFILTPFSLIIASYACILATILGVASSQGRQKVFSTCSSHLFVVMLFFGTGTVAYMGPWAGSSPDADQILALCYTVVTPMFNPFVYTLRNKEVTGAMRRLMKRYLWST from the coding sequence ATGGGAGGTGGCAATGGGACAGCAGTAACTGAGTTTGTTTTGCTGGGGTTCTCAGGCTTTGGTTCCCTTCAGGGTCCTCTCTTTTGGGGGGTGCTGTGCATCTACCTGGTGACCTTGCTGGGCAACTCCCTGATCACCCTCCTCACCCTGGTAGACCCTGCCCTGAACTCGCCAATGTATTTCTTCCTTCGGCATTTCTCCATGGTGGAAATCCTCTACACCACAACCATCGTGCCCAGGATGCTGGCCGatctcctctcttcctgccccaccATCCCACTTGCCAGCTGCTTCACCCAGCTGTATTTCTTTGCCCTCTTTGGCATCACTGAATGCTGCTTGCTCACtgccatggcctatgaccgctacgCAGCCATCTGCCGGCCACTGCATTATACCACCCTGATGAACCAGGGCGCCTGCAGGAGCATGGTGGGTGCCTCCTACCTCATGGGCATTATCACTGGCATCACTCACTCCATCTTCATCTTCACTTTGCCTTTCCATGGTGCCAACACAATCCATCACTTCCTTTGTGACATTCTGCCTGTGCTGAGATTGGCTAGTGCGAGCACCTTCTGGGGTGAAGTGGGCAATCTTGCTGTCACGATAGCCTTCATCTTGACCCCCTTCTCACTGATCATAGCCTCCTATGCCTGTATCCTTGCTACCATCCTTGGAGTTGCGTCATCCCAGGGACGCCAAAAAGTCTTCTCTACCTGTTCCTCCCATCTGTTTGTGGTCATGCTCTTTTTTGGGACTGGAACTGTTGCCTATATGGGGCCTTGGGCAGGCTCCTCTCCGGACGCGGACCAGATCCTTGCCCTCTGCTACACAGTTGTCACCCCCATGTTTAACCCTTTTGTCTACACTCTGAGGAACAAGGAGGTCACAGGGGCAATGAGGCGGCTCATGAAGAGATACCTTTGGAGCACTTGA